Proteins from one Candidatus Poribacteria bacterium genomic window:
- a CDS encoding isocitrate/isopropylmalate family dehydrogenase: protein MYKIGLIPGDGIGPEVTREAMKVFGAAAAQAGIQYETVEYDVGGDRYLATGEVLPDSVLEELRGLDAIYLGAIGHPDVKPGILEKGILLKVRFELDL from the coding sequence ATGTATAAAATCGGCCTCATCCCCGGCGATGGAATCGGCCCCGAAGTGACGCGCGAAGCAATGAAGGTCTTCGGGGCAGCAGCCGCACAAGCAGGCATCCAATACGAGACAGTCGAATACGATGTCGGTGGCGACCGGTATCTTGCGACCGGTGAGGTGCTACCAGATTCAGTCTTAGAAGAACTTCGCGGATTAGACGCTATCTACCTCGGCGCAATCGGACACCCTGATGTCAAGCCCGGTATTTTAGAGAAAGGTATCCTGCTCAAGGTCCGGTTTGAACTCGATCTCTA
- a CDS encoding PfkB family carbohydrate kinase, which produces MISEARLKTILNQFHDQRILVIGDFYLDAYWSIDKVRSTLSLETPWHTNPVVEQRYSPGAAGTVTNNLKALGVGTVYTLGVIGEDGFGGTLLNCLQANGCRTDFMIQVPNWVTPTYLKPIHRGYEGVETEGPRFDIENQSAMEEEVETAVINALQNCIPLVDGIIVGDQMPIENLGVVTNRVREKLCELAVAFPKKFFFADSRTRIGAYRNVIIKPNRFEAKRAVQPAWNGQEVDMAEAKRCAVILSERTQNTVYVTLGENGILVYCKGEFTHIPGIPIDDETDPVGAGDSVSAGLVTTLCSLGVGAVVDAAYIGNLVASITVTKIGTTGTASSPEILERHREFANL; this is translated from the coding sequence TTGATTAGTGAAGCGCGCCTAAAAACAATTCTCAATCAATTTCACGACCAACGTATCCTTGTTATTGGGGATTTTTATCTTGATGCCTACTGGTCCATAGACAAAGTCCGATCGACGCTGTCATTGGAAACGCCGTGGCATACGAATCCGGTTGTCGAGCAACGTTATAGCCCCGGCGCGGCAGGCACTGTCACAAATAACCTGAAAGCATTGGGTGTCGGAACAGTTTATACACTCGGTGTCATCGGTGAAGATGGGTTCGGAGGGACGCTGCTGAATTGCTTACAGGCGAACGGGTGCCGGACGGATTTTATGATACAGGTGCCAAATTGGGTGACACCTACCTATCTTAAACCGATTCACCGTGGCTATGAAGGCGTGGAGACAGAGGGACCGCGGTTTGATATTGAGAACCAATCCGCAATGGAAGAAGAAGTTGAGACTGCCGTTATCAATGCTCTACAAAACTGTATTCCGCTTGTTGATGGTATAATTGTCGGTGATCAGATGCCGATTGAGAACTTGGGGGTTGTCACCAATCGAGTGAGAGAAAAATTGTGTGAGTTGGCAGTGGCGTTTCCTAAAAAGTTTTTTTTCGCTGATTCCCGCACACGGATTGGCGCGTACCGGAATGTGATTATTAAGCCAAATCGATTTGAGGCGAAGCGTGCTGTGCAACCGGCGTGGAACGGGCAGGAGGTTGACATGGCAGAGGCGAAGCGGTGCGCTGTTATACTCTCTGAACGGACACAAAACACGGTGTACGTCACCCTCGGTGAGAACGGGATTCTTGTCTATTGTAAGGGGGAGTTCACCCACATTCCGGGCATCCCAATTGATGATGAGACCGATCCTGTTGGGGCAGGGGACAGCGTTTCGGCAGGACTTGTAACAACGCTCTGTAGTCTTGGCGTTGGTGCCGTTGTTGATGCCGCGTATATTGGGAATTTGGTGGCTTCAATTACTGTCACCAAAATCGGTACGACTGGCACAGCCTCATCGCCAGAAATCCTTGAACGCCATCGGGAGTTTGCGAATTTATGA
- a CDS encoding nitroreductase family protein, whose translation MNVFDAIIQRRSHRATFQKRAIDAADLEKLIEAARWTPSPFNVQPWELLLIQEAEGKTALADVTERSVVDQFKDAKFLDDNSRWMRLTEAEWWEHGDGVLLEEHVTLPKPLQDAPEKLLQSLLKNAKSFTLLGHLGAGKIPAKEIAAQVREAPLLMLITMNCKRYPPGEGGTRWMWLSMGMLIQNVLLAATALDIGVQFVSPPLERATDREQVRQLFNIPTFHEVITLLRMGYMEESGGNSVRLQSSEFVHFEKVV comes from the coding sequence ATGAACGTTTTTGATGCGATAATACAGCGCCGAAGCCATCGCGCAACATTTCAGAAACGTGCGATAGATGCTGCTGACCTTGAGAAACTCATTGAAGCGGCGCGGTGGACCCCCTCGCCGTTCAATGTCCAACCTTGGGAACTGCTGCTCATTCAGGAAGCGGAGGGTAAAACAGCACTCGCCGATGTCACAGAGCGTTCTGTTGTTGACCAATTCAAAGATGCAAAATTCCTGGATGACAACAGCCGATGGATGCGTCTGACAGAGGCGGAATGGTGGGAACACGGCGACGGTGTTCTGCTCGAAGAACACGTCACGCTACCGAAACCACTTCAGGACGCGCCTGAAAAGTTATTGCAAAGCCTACTAAAAAATGCGAAATCTTTCACGCTTTTGGGACATTTAGGGGCAGGAAAGATACCGGCTAAAGAGATTGCGGCACAGGTTCGAGAGGCTCCGTTGCTTATGTTGATTACGATGAATTGTAAAAGATACCCACCCGGTGAGGGGGGAACTCGATGGATGTGGTTGAGCATGGGGATGTTGATCCAAAATGTGCTCCTTGCTGCAACTGCTTTGGACATCGGTGTGCAGTTTGTGAGTCCACCTTTGGAGCGTGCCACAGACCGTGAACAGGTTCGCCAACTTTTCAACATTCCTACCTTTCATGAGGTGATTACACTGCTCAGGATGGGATATATGGAGGAGAGTGGTGGGAACTCTGTCAGGTTACAATCGTCAGAGTTTGTGCACTTTGAAAAGGTAGTATAG